In Drosophila pseudoobscura strain MV-25-SWS-2005 chromosome 4, UCI_Dpse_MV25, whole genome shotgun sequence, the following proteins share a genomic window:
- the dpr3 gene encoding zwei Ig domain protein zig-8 isoform X2, protein MDRDRGRDRDTDLYSDLSQSLPIFDFGMPRNITGRTGHTEAIIKCRVDSLHDKSVSWIRKRDLHILTVGTATYTSDKRFQVTESKDAREWTLHVKSPQARDSGIYECQVNTEPKMSMAFQLNIIEISPDAKAVISGPPDLHFKAGSAIILNCVVQQPSVKDIGPIYWYRGEHMITPFDADDGETSPTSPKQELQRRNGPAEMDSSPNDVLSDVDLQREFATRIAMESQLGDTLKSRLRIANAQTTDTGNYTCQPTTASSASVLVHVINDENPAAMQKSEAFALPGLGLRLELCWMFLLVLALSR, encoded by the exons ATGGACAGGGACCGAGGCAGGGACCGGGACACGGACTTGTACTCGGACCTCTCCCAGTCCCTGCCAATTTTCGACTTTGGCATGCCGCGCAACATCACCGGACGCACTGGCCACACCGAGGCCATAATTAAATGCCGCGTGGACAGTCTCCATGATAAATCg GTATCCTGGATACGGAAACGTGATCTGCATATCCTGACTGTCGGCACAGCCACCTACACCTCGGACAAGCGTTTCCAG GTAACCGAATCGAAGGATGCCAGGGAGTGGACGCTGCACGTGAAGTCGCCGCAGGCGCGGGACAGCGGCATCTACGAGTGCCAGGTCAACACGGAGCCCAAAATGTCCATGGCATTCCAGCTGAACATCATCG AAATCTCACCTGACGCCAAGGCCGTTATCAGTGGGCCACCGGATCTGCACTTCAAGGCGGGCAGTGCCATAATCCTCAATTGCGTGGTGCAGCAGCCCTCCGTCAAGGACATTGGTCCGATATACTGGTATCGCGGCGAGCACATGATCACCCCATTCGATGCAGACGACGGAGAGACTTCCCCGACATCCCCCAAACAGGAACTGCAGCGACGGAATGGGCCTGCAGAGATGGACTCCTCGCCGAATGATGTGCTCAGCGATGTGGACCTGCAGCGGGAGTTCGCCACACGCATCGCCATGGAGTCACAGCTGGGCGACACCCTCAAGTCCAG GCTGCGCATCGCCAATGCCCAGACGACGGACACCGGCAACTACACGTGTCAGCCCACAACGGCCAGCAGCGCCAGTGTCCTGGTCCATGTGATTAATG ATGAGAACCCCGCTGCGATGCAGAAGAGCGAGGCATTTGCTCTGCCCGGACTCGGCCTCCGCCTGGAGCTTTGTTGGATGTTCCTCTTGGTATTAGCTCTCAGTCGTTGA